One window of Quercus robur chromosome 5, dhQueRobu3.1, whole genome shotgun sequence genomic DNA carries:
- the LOC126726756 gene encoding berberine bridge enzyme-like 14, whose translation MKTSTIALLLSLSSILFFPVSWATSNSVQDNFIKCLDKVSLSQPISAEIYTPNNSSFGTVLQSYKRNRRFDTPTTPKPAVIVTATHESHVQATVVCAKKVGIELRIRSGGHDYEGVSYVSQVPFVILEMSNLRSIEIDIKNETAWFQAGAILGEIYYEIAKKSKYHALAAGVCPGLGAGGHISGGGYGNLLRKYGVATDHVVDAQIVDAKGRILDRKSMGEDLFWALRGGGASSFGVILSWKVKLVRVPATVTVFKVNRTLEQGATDIVAQWAQVVDKLPKEVFMRVWVKTVNGSHQGEKTIQALFVGMFLGGAQELVVLMNERLPKFGFQQRDAIEMSWIESVVFWADKPLGTPIEVLLERATKPAIFLKRKSDYVKEPISNAGLEAIWKTMIELEDVAMLWSPYGGVMNEISENKTAFPHRAGNIFKIQYATNWMVEGIEATNLYLNKTRKLFEAMTPYVSKNPREAFLNYRDLDIGTSSNGNYEEAKVYGIKYFKGNFDRLVRVKTNVDPDNFFRNEQSIPTLPSRKL comes from the coding sequence ATGAAGACTTCAACAATCGCATTACTACTGTCACTATCTTCAATTCTTTTCTTCCCTGTTTCATGGGCTACTTCAAATTCAGTTCAAGATAACTTCATAAAGTGCCTTGACAAAGTATCACTTTCTCAACCAATTTCCGCTGAGATTTACACACCAAACAATTCCTCATTTGGAACTGTTTTGCAATCATACAAAAGGAACCGAAGATTTGACACGCCTACAACACCTAAACCGGCTGTCATTGTGACTGCAACACACGAATCCCATGTGCAAGCAACTGTTGTTTGTGCTAAAAAGGTTGGGATCGAGCTTCGAATCCGAAGTGGGGGTCACGATTACGAAGGTGTTTCTTATGTATCACAAGTCCCTTTCGTGATACTTGAGATGTCTAATCTTCGATCTATTGAGATTGACATAAAGAATGAAACTGCATGGTTTCAAGCTGGGGCTATTCTCGGTGAAATATATTatgaaatagcaaaaaaaagcAAGTACCACGCTTTAGCTGCTGGTGTTTGCCCTGGTTTAGGTGCTGGTGGCCATATTAGTGGAGGTGGCTATGGAAACTTGTTGCGAAAATATGGGGTCGCAACTGACCATGTTGTTGATGCACAAATAGTTGATGCAAAGGGTAGAATTCTCGATAGAAAGTCAATGGGAGAAGATCTCTTCTGGGCTCTTAGAGGAGGAGGTGCTTCCAGTTTTGGTGTCATTCTCTCATGGAAAGTCAAGTTGGTTCGAGTCCCAGCCACCGTGACTGTTTTTAAAGTGAATAGGACATTGGAACAAGGTGCAACTGACATTGTGGCACAATGGGCCCAAGTTGTGGATAAGTTACCAAAGGAAGTGTTCATGAGAGTGTGGGTTAAAACCGTGAATGGAAGTCACCAGGGTGAGAAGACTATCCAGGCACTATTCGTTGGTATGTTTCTTGGTGGAGCCCAAGAACTTGTGGTATTGATGAACGAGAGGTTACCTAAATTTGGTTTCCAACAACGTGATGCTATTGAAATGAGTTGGATTGAGTCGGTTGTGTTTTGGGCAGACAAGCCACTTGGAACTCCGATTGAGGTTCTACTCGAAAGGGCAACTAAGCCAGCAATATTTTTGAAGCGTAAATCTGACTATGTGAAAGAACCAATTTCGAATGCCGGATTAGAAGCTATATGGAAGACCATGATTGAACTTGAGGATGTGGCAATGTTATGGAGTCCTTACGGAGGAGTAATGAATGAGATTTCTGAGAATAAAACTGCATTCCCACATCGAGCAGGTAACATTTTTAAGATTCAGTATGCAACGAATTGGATGGTTGAAGGGATTGAAGCTACCAACCTCTACTTGAATAAAACAAGGAAACTTTTTGAAGCAATGACTCCTTATGTCTCCAAGAATCCAAGGGAGGCTTTTCTTAACTATCGTGATCTTGATATTGGTACAAGTTCAAATGGTAACTACGAAGAAGCTAAGGTTTATGGAATCAAGTATTTTAAGGGTAACTTTGACAGGTTGGTTCGTGTGAAGACAAATGTTGATCCCGACAATTTTTTCAGAAATGAGCAAAGCATCCCAACTCTTCCATCTCGAAAGCTGTAG
- the LOC126728581 gene encoding uncharacterized protein LOC126728581: MFYIGGLLFHFAKNPNYHNCYAYVATHNIPGCILPGYNVLRTTLLQKERANVERLLKPIKDTWNANGVSIVYDGWLDPQRRPLINIMVASDGDLVFIKAINGSSEYKEKHFIARLLKDVIKEIGHEKVVQVITDNASVMKATETLIEDEYPRIFGAPCVIHTLNLALKNICATKNIEKNEVTYEECSWISCIADDVSFIRVFIINHSMRLAMFNEFFSLKPLQVVDIRFALVIVMLKRLKLIKRCLQAMVINDQ; the protein is encoded by the coding sequence ATGTTTTATATTGGTGGGCTTCTATTTCACTTTGCAAAGAACCCAAATTATCATAATTGCTATGCATATGTAGCTACTCATAACATTCCAGGTTGTATTCTTCCTGGATACAATGTCTTGAGAACAACActtttgcaaaaagaaagagcTAATGTTGAAAGACTTTTGAAACCAATTAAGGACACTTGGAATGCAAATGGTGTAAGTATAGTTTATGATGGATGGCTAGATCCACAGAGGAGGcctcttattaatattatggtTGCATCAGATGGGGATCTAGTGTTTATAAAGGCAATCAATGGGTCAAGTGAGtacaaagaaaaacattttattgCTAGGTTGTTGAAGGATGTTATAAAAGAGATTGGACATGAAAAAGTTGTCCAAGTCATCACTGATAATGCTAGTGTGATGAAGGCTACTGAAACTCTTATTGAAGATGAATATCCCAGAATATTTGGGGCACCATGTGTTATCCACACTCTCAATCTAgctttgaagaatatttgtgcaacaaaaaacatagaaaagaatgaagttaCATATGAGGAATGTAGTTGGATTTCATGTATTGCTGATGACGTATCCTTCATACgtgtttttattataaaccaTTCAATGAGGTTGGCAATgttcaatgaatttttttctttaaaaccaCTTCAGGTTGTTGATATTAGATTTGCTTTAGTTATTGTAATGCTTAAAAGGTTAAAGTTGATAAAGAGATGCCTTCAAGCCATGGTTATTAATGACCAATGA